ATCACACCCTTTTTTTTACATTGAGTAAAAAAATTCCTATATCAGAAAGTTAAGTGCTTTATGGCGAGTCTGCAACTTCTATTCAGTTATCAGGATGTCATTTAATCAATGTTTTGGCTCAAATGTCATGGCATTGTAATGGGTGGATATGGTTGTCATGGGATGCTAAACACTAACttattttccatttctttttttattattctcttcATTTAGGAATTAGGATGGGTGGCTAGTCATTAAAATTGATGGATTTATTTAAAGTTGATTGCATAACACACAAATATTGCATCTAATCAATTgcagtaattttattttatgtttctaggtatatattttttagtttcttgaGTTTTGGTTAGGATTTGGTCAATGACGTTATCTAAAAAATTGACAGTGAGAATGCTTAGGGAAGAATTACAGCTACTCCAGGAGCTTGGATCATATGTTGGTGAAGTTGTCAAAGTAATGGGGAAGAATAAGGTTTTAGTTAAGGTAAGTAATATTCCTATATGAATGCACTCAATTGTAAATTTGCAGCTGTGCCttaactatttctttttttgaaaagtaatgatATTTTAGCAAGGGAATAGACTATTACATGCACAAGGAGTGCCTTAGGAGTGCCTTTTTGTTAATAAGAGATGGTTTGATAACAGTTTGAATACATTTTTATCTAATGCTTCATCTTGTTTCCCAGGTTCATCCTGAACGGAAATATGTTGTTGACATTGATAAAAATATCGATATCACCAAGATAACTCCATCAACAAGAGTTGCTCTCCGTAATGACAGTTATGTGCTTCATTTAATCTTGCCAACCAAAGTTGATCCATTGGTCAACCTCATGAAAGTTGAAAAGGTTCCAGATTCCACATATGACATGATTGGCGGTCTTGACCAGcaattaaagagataaaggaGGTTTGCCTCGTGTACCCTTTTACTTTCTGCATTTAAACTCCAATGCTTATTGTGTCTCCATATTACTTCCTTGATTAGGGAGGCATATTAGGTTGTAAATCATACATTCTTTTAAACTAAGCATTTTGGATATcaacttctctttttctttggcaGGGAACATGCTCCATCAATCATATTTATGGATGAAATAGACAGTATTGGATCTGCTCGAATGGAATCTGGTAGTGGCAATGGTGACAGTGAAGTGCAGCGGACTATGCTGGAGCTTCTCAACCAGCTGGATGGATTTGAagcatcaaataaaataaaggtatcGTGTGTGTTTTCATTATGCAGAttgggttgtttagtttttggtaCTTTTCTTTATTGTGACCTCAACTATTTAAACAGATTCATCTCTTATTGTAAGTATTTGGCAAGCATGTCAAAATAGGCTTCATTCTTGTAAAGATTGCCagtattttattcaatttaaacaaTCTCAACTCTTTTGGATGGATTTGGACAGAATGATAAGTATAGTCTTGTTAATTCCATAACGAGCTATTGCACTGGGCTATTAGAGTCTTCAGAAGTGAAAGATTGTGTGTTTTCTCTGTGCATAATCATATTGTCATAcattttttcgtttttttttttctgcaagCTGTGTGCACAGAAGCTGGGATGTTTGCTCTGAGGGAGAGGAGGGTTCATGTAACACAAGAAGATTTTGAGATGGTAGTGGCAAAGGTAATGAAGAAGGAGACCGAGAAAAACATGTCATTGCGGAAGCTATGGAAGTAGTGTGTCTCCATGTTAATGTTTTGTTTCACTCCACTACCCTTTGAGCCATTGATCCGTGGCTTTGTTCTTCACACACAACCAACAGTTCTGTTCTTTTTATGGATATAAAAAACAAGGCGGGGGTGCCTACCCTTTGTTGAAGTTTTTTAAATACCACTGGCAtctctgtttattttgttaaatattcttttgtgatacatttttatgtaatatGTGTTTTACTTCAAGTATCTGACAAGAATGTCCGTAGACAATGACTGTCAATCTTTTATCAATCTATTGGTTAGACGACCAGaatgattaataaaaattatttcctcTAGTGGACAAGCACATGTGGCTTAGTTTTCTGGGCATGTGTAGCTGTAGCATGGGACATAGCACTTAGGGATCAATGATACCATGTAGTGGTTGTAAATGAGCTAATTATAGTTAGAACttcaattatattcaaaataaaattaaaagaacaagTTTGAACTTTTAATATTCCACTCAATTTTCTTGCTTTTAGTTTGTGCATTACAATGTGATATGAAATTATACtgaatgtgtgctttttgtgtATTGTTGGATTGTGAAGACATGAgatgttgattttcttttcttttttttttttggatttacaaGGTTGGGTTACTTAGATGTTGGcagttgaaaacaaaaaaaccagattgtataattttattttgtttattttcagttatatttttggatttacaAGGTATTTACTCCTCGATGTTGGCGGTTTAGTAGAAAACAACCAGAGTACAAGgaagagcattttttttttgtttatttttcttgtagAATCAAATTTCCGTCTTTAGTACGTAtcgaattagaaaaaaaaaataatgaatttataattttatatatataagaaaagagatatttaatatattttgatttaatgTGCTAAtactgctatatatatatatatttgtgtgtgatATAAgagtaataaaagaaaaaaagaacctgtattattattcttcttcttgGTCACAacgtacattttttttttctttctttttttcatttttttggagaaggatGTTTTATTCATTTAGATAAATGtggtacatttaaaaaaaatattggggaCGAATAGTTTAAATTTATCTATACTTGAAATTACCTGAAATTAGTTCTCAAATTggggtaataaaaaaaaaatttttttttaaaaatcctagTAGAACTCGAGTATCTtatactcgatttccataaatagaaatcgactctctaagactcgatttctatttaTGGAAATTGAGTATAAGATACTTGAGTTCtactgggatttttttttttttttttttgccgcaGGTCATGGGACCAgaattagtttaaatttaacTCTATGGGAAATTACGTGAAATTAGTTCTCAAATTggggtaaataaaaaaaaaaaaatccaagtagAACTCGAGTATTTTATAGTCGGTTTCCATAAATAGAAatcaagtcttagagactcgatttctatttatggaaatcgagtataAGATATCGAGTATAAGATACTCAAGTTCTACtgggatgttttttttttttgccgcaAGTATTCAGCATGGGACCAGAATTAGTTTTCCCCTACAGCAGATTTTCCAGGGTCCAGAACACATCAAACAACTACATACAAGCATATGATAGGCAAAGCTCATACATTAAAATTCTACAACCAAATTAAAACAGTaactattcaataaaattatatagttGCCCTCTTACCACACAATGGTAGTTCAATACTAGAAGGGCCTTGTGGTTGAACTTGCCAAAGTAATATCATTGTTCGTATTATAGGAAAAAGCTGCATCACGCAACTAATGTAACGAGTACAATGGATAGCAAATAGTTCAATTATCCGTAATTtacaacaataaacaaaataacaactaaGTTAATACAACATAATCTACATATTCGCCTAGCGGAAGCTCCATACTGATATAACATATTATACATAGTCACCTAACACTTGTCCATACTGATACAACATACTCTACATAATCACCTACGTAGGCAAGTCCCACGTACAATGTCACTTACGAAAATCAAATCTCCGCTTGCCTGACAAACATTAAATACGGTTATTAGGTTCCAAAtgcaaagaacaaaaaccaaatgacattctgagtatattatataaaaacagtgACGGCACTTGCCTAGTTCATAACACTACCACTTGTCGAAGCCCCACAGGAATTGGGACAGCATCTGCGGTTATGCCCCTCTTGATGACACACTCTACATCGTTGCCTCAGTTGAATCTCCCTTAAGTCCAGATCTTCCATCCGGCTTCCCCGTTCTCGCCGTACCCCATCCATTTTATTCCTTATTCTTGACATCGTAGGACGACCTTTGGCCTGCAACAATTGTGAGTCAGGCACCCACCGTGGTCCGCGAACGTCTGTCCATAATGACTCTGACTTTGGTACCAcaaaattatgtgaaaatatgtgAGAATGGCGTTGTTCAGACTGTAACATGGGTCAATATAGCTGGGCGCATCGAGATGCAGACCTTTAAGaactttaattgcatgtgaacaagggatcttCAAGTTTTGCCACTTTCCGCAACCACAGGTTCTATCAAATATGCGCACATCATGACTGTGATTTCCCCCTCCAGCTCTATGGTCGTTATACGGGATAACCACTTGATATATACCCTCTGCATGATTATAATTCCTCAGAGTGTGTCCTGCAATTTTCTGCTCATTTTTGTTATAGATCTCCATTGCATAATCACTCCACACCTTACCTCGAGAGAGATCAGAAGTAATTTGTTTATGTCGATCGTGGAAATATgcaacaagtttaaaaaaagtgaACTCAACCATTGCAGCAATGGGCAAACCGCGGGCACCTTTAAGTACCCCATAGAAGCACTCAGAgatattggttgtcattgccccgtAACGTTTTCCACCATCATGTGACTGGGTCCATTTGTCCAGATCCTCACTCATTAGATATGTGTATGGCATATAACGTGTAATCCGACGATCAGTAGGGTCTACATCCCTCAGTAAATTAATCTCGGCCTCCTTAATGGTTTGCATTATGGACACAAATTTAGCATCATGAGTCGCATATCCAGCTTTCAAGGCCAATGCCTTTAGAGTCGGGTTATCAAAGTgtgtgttgaagttgctagcaacatgtcgaagACAATATCGATGATATACCCGTTCTCTTCCGTCTTGCCCTCTAGGCCACTCTCGAATGGCGCATTTGATACCTGTATGTCGATCAGAAATAATGCAAATGTCCTTATTAGGTACAACACGCTCTATTGAAGTCCTGAGACACTCTAAAAACCACCCTCAACTAGGCCCTGACTCCTTGTCCACAACAGCAAAGGCGATAGGCAAAACCTTTTGGTTAGCATCGGTTGCCATTGCAATCATCAATACCCCTTTGTAGTTACCATATAAATGAGTTCCATCAATACTGATCACTGGTATGCAATACTAGAATGCAGCAATGCATGGAGCGAATGCCCAATATACATAGCGCAGTAACGTAGTACCTTCTAATGGCTTAGGTATGATGTGATAGCTGTACTGGGTACACGAATCCTGATCCAAGTATGCCAACAACAACTTTCGCAACCTTTGGTAAGACTCCTCCCAATCCCCAAAAATCTTAgcaattgccttttgttttgcgtcccatactttatagtaagaaagctcATAATCATACTTAGTACGTATGATCTCCCAAAGCTCATCAATAGTAGCAGTG
This genomic stretch from Quercus robur chromosome 4, dhQueRobu3.1, whole genome shotgun sequence harbors:
- the LOC126721808 gene encoding 26S proteasome regulatory subunit 8 homolog A-like; protein product: MTLSKKLTVRMLREELQLLQELGSYVGEVVKVMGKNKVLVKVHPERKYVVDIDKNIDITKITPSTRVALRNDSYVLHLILPTKVDPLVNLMKVEKVPDSTYDMIGGLDQQLKR